From the genome of Hathewaya histolytica, one region includes:
- a CDS encoding sirohydrochlorin cobaltochelatase, with protein sequence MKKAILVVSFGTSYEDTRKLTIEAIENRVKETYGDYEVRRAFTSHIIIRKLKRVYDMHVDTPEEALEKLNNEGFEEVIVQPLHLIPGVEFDYIKKILTHGYKDAFKRIEIGRPLIYFKGEEEGHPDDYTLMVDAIKEQIKDHKNILFMGHGTAHYSNAVYSCFQCVLHDEGIRNVYIANVEGYPYINTALERMKVDGVKEVTLMPFMLVAGDHAQNDMAGDDEDSYKSILEAEGMKVNIYMHGLGENKKIQDLYLQHLDDAIEGRYKELGKNQKGMK encoded by the coding sequence TTGAAAAAGGCTATTTTAGTTGTAAGCTTTGGAACTAGTTATGAGGACACAAGAAAGTTGACTATTGAGGCTATTGAAAATAGGGTAAAAGAAACTTACGGTGATTATGAAGTGAGACGTGCTTTTACTTCTCATATTATAATTAGAAAACTTAAAAGAGTTTATGATATGCATGTGGACACTCCAGAGGAAGCATTAGAAAAGCTTAACAATGAAGGTTTTGAAGAAGTTATAGTCCAACCTCTTCATTTAATACCTGGTGTAGAATTTGATTATATTAAGAAAATATTAACTCATGGTTATAAAGATGCCTTTAAGAGAATAGAAATTGGAAGACCTCTAATATACTTTAAGGGTGAGGAAGAAGGCCATCCAGATGATTACACTCTTATGGTAGATGCCATAAAAGAGCAAATTAAAGATCATAAAAACATCCTTTTCATGGGTCACGGTACTGCTCATTATTCTAATGCAGTATACTCTTGTTTTCAATGTGTGCTTCATGATGAGGGCATAAGAAATGTTTATATTGCAAACGTAGAAGGCTATCCTTATATAAACACAGCTTTAGAGCGTATGAAGGTTGATGGGGTAAAGGAAGTTACTTTAATGCCATTTATGTTAGTTGCAGGAGATCATGCTCAAAATGATATGGCTGGTGATGATGAAGACTCTTACAAGTCAATTTTAGAAGCAGAGGGAATGAAGGTTAATATCTATATGCACGGTCTTGGTGAGAATAAAAAGATTCAAGACTTATACCTTCAACATTTAGATGATGCTATAGAAGGAAGATATAAAGAACTTGGAAAAAACCAAAAGGGAATGAAGTAA
- a CDS encoding cobyric acid synthase: MARIMFQGTGSSVGKSILVTALCRILKQDGYKVVPFKSQNMSLNSYITLDGKEMGRAQVLQAYACGMEPEAFMNPILLKPTGDKNCQVIVNGKVHCNCTAMEYHKMKPQFSKMLKEQFEEMEKEYDVVVMEGAGSPAEINLRDNDIVNMGMAELVDAPVLLIGDIDKGGVFASLAGTMVLFNEEEKKRVKGTIINKFRGDVEILKPGLTMLEDIIKVPTLGVVPYFRLALEDEDGAVKLNKKVTAPIDIAAIRLPHVSNFTDLDALKIEEDVSVRFVEGPEEFGEPDLVVILGSKNTIEDLNVIRESGLEHKIKAYGDNDGMLIGICGGYQMLGKTLKDPYHTESSIEEIEGMGLLDIETVFEKEKVTTRVKASNKDSYSSNSIFNGFKGEVYGYEIHMGICNYGKEATPLFNIYERNGLSTECGDGAINSKGNIMGTYIHGIFDGVSFRENLVNILRVNKGIEPKKSEIYENIRERELDKLADLVRSSLDMDKVYEIIEQSKK, encoded by the coding sequence ATGGCAAGAATAATGTTTCAAGGTACTGGTTCTTCAGTTGGTAAGAGTATTTTAGTTACTGCTCTTTGTAGAATATTAAAACAGGATGGTTATAAAGTGGTTCCTTTTAAATCTCAAAATATGAGCCTTAATTCTTATATAACACTAGACGGTAAGGAAATGGGAAGAGCTCAGGTACTTCAAGCTTATGCTTGTGGTATGGAACCAGAGGCATTTATGAATCCTATTTTACTTAAACCTACAGGGGACAAAAATTGTCAGGTTATTGTAAATGGTAAAGTTCATTGTAATTGCACAGCCATGGAATATCATAAAATGAAACCTCAATTTAGCAAAATGCTAAAGGAACAGTTCGAGGAAATGGAAAAGGAATATGACGTAGTTGTAATGGAGGGTGCTGGTAGTCCTGCAGAAATTAATCTAAGAGATAATGACATTGTAAATATGGGTATGGCAGAACTTGTAGACGCACCAGTTCTTTTAATTGGTGATATAGATAAGGGTGGAGTATTTGCATCACTTGCTGGAACCATGGTTTTATTTAATGAAGAGGAGAAAAAAAGGGTTAAGGGAACTATTATAAACAAGTTTAGAGGAGATGTAGAAATTCTAAAACCAGGACTAACTATGCTTGAAGATATTATAAAAGTTCCTACTTTAGGTGTAGTTCCTTATTTCCGTTTGGCTCTAGAAGATGAAGATGGAGCAGTAAAATTAAATAAAAAGGTTACAGCACCTATTGATATTGCGGCTATTAGACTTCCTCATGTATCTAACTTTACAGATTTAGATGCTTTAAAAATAGAAGAGGATGTATCTGTTAGATTTGTAGAGGGACCAGAGGAATTTGGAGAACCAGACCTAGTTGTAATATTAGGTAGTAAAAACACCATAGAGGATTTAAATGTTATAAGAGAAAGTGGACTTGAACATAAGATTAAAGCTTACGGAGACAATGATGGTATGTTAATTGGAATCTGTGGCGGATATCAGATGTTAGGTAAAACTTTAAAGGACCCTTATCACACTGAATCTTCTATAGAAGAAATAGAAGGAATGGGACTTTTAGATATAGAAACAGTATTTGAAAAGGAAAAGGTAACTACAAGAGTTAAAGCATCTAATAAAGATTCTTATAGTTCTAACTCTATTTTTAATGGATTTAAGGGTGAAGTTTATGGCTATGAAATCCATATGGGAATTTGTAATTATGGAAAAGAAGCAACTCCACTATTTAATATCTATGAGAGGAATGGACTTAGCACAGAATGTGGTGATGGAGCTATAAATTCTAAGGGAAATATTATGGGAACTTATATCCATGGTATTTTTGATGGAGTTAGTTTTAGAGAAAATTTAGTAAACATTCTAAGAGTGAACAAAGGTATAGAGCCTAAAAAGTCTGAGATATATGAAAACATAAGAGAAAGAGAGCTAGATAAACTTGCAGATTTAGTTAGAAGCTCTTTAGATATGGACAAAGTATATGAAATTATAGAACAGAGTAAAAAATAA